The genomic segment TTGTAGAGGAGACTGTGCAATATTGCACATAAATTTTTTGGGTCATCGATCGAAGACCTAATTTCATGTTAGATTCCAGCTCTTAAAATTGCAGAGGGCTATCTTGTTCTTAAGCCCCTTCTTACATAGCAACGGATTTTGGGACCGTACACGGTACACGTACTCTCCAAAcccgagtgccccccccccccagatatAAACTCGATGAAAGTAAATTTAtgtgtgtttgttttttgttatatacatataacatataacatatataatatatatatatatatatatagtattttTTTCACCTAGGGTGGCCTCCCGGGAACGCTTGTCATCGAACATTCGAGCAAGGGCGGCATCACAGGCGACTGATATACTAAGGTTCTTGAACAGATCGGGTAGTATGGTGACGAAATCCGGCAGATGATCTGGTATCTTAACTGGGAGATCATCGGGGAGATCGTCCGGGAGATCGAAGTCCGGCCACGAAGACGATGTCGAGATCATCACCGTTAGGAAGAGAACGGTGATCCAATTATAAAGCGTCATCATCGAGACATCAAGACCGTACGACCTGATCTGCAAAATATGTTGGAATCTGGACATAGATGATTCCGCCTAATGTCAACATTGTGTAAGGAAATATTCTTCCCATCGAAATATATACAGAAAGATTCAGTTAATGAATAGGTCTATGCGTTGCCTTTGTACAACAATGTAATGTGAAAAtgtctacactctaaaaaaatattaggtAAAAAAGCTCCATCcggctccatgagggtaattatgagtccaaccaacattgggcatttcattggggcatttttatttatccagtgtgatgaaaattttgcccattctgaAGTAATTATTGCTTATTagttttttaaccttactggacaatatgcttcccgcactGCATAAAATAccgcccaaaattggttggacacaagTCATAAtcaccctcgtggtggtaaaaaatatatatttttagtgtatatttctcaatataaaaaagagtGATGATATGAAGAACGTTATATATTTAACAAGAATGTAACTCGCTTCGGAGTTCCAAGAAATTTCAGGAAAGAAGTGTTAGGAGGACtatatttcaaatatgtatGTAGTTATGAAACCAGAATACGTGATATTAGTAATCATTAAGTTAAAAAAGGACGGAGAGAAGtacaaataatagtaatacacaGGTGCACTGTAGCTTTTGGTGACGACCTAGGATGCCGCCAGTTCATTGAAAATAGATAATTTggaatatttcctattttatttgatcacaAAACGTGAATATTAAACACATGACGTAATATTTTCCAAAGCCTTATCAAATCCTGAAATTTTGCTAATTGTATTGATAACAGTTTCaaaatatgaaggaaaaaaaatcagaattttacattattttatttaaaaggtcaagtccaccccaggaaaatgttgatttgactaaatagagaaaaatcaaaccagcatattgctgaaaatgtcatcaaaatcggatgtaaaataagaaaattatgacattttaaagtttggcttaattttcacaaaacagtgatatgcacaactcagtgacatgcaaatgagtcagtcgattaTGTccatcattcactatttcttttgttttttttattatttaaattatacaatatttcattttttacagatttaacaataaggaccaacttgactgaaccatgtagtattaaacaatgctaattccacatgttcagggaggaatcattgttgtttcacttgacaatgaggagaaaattagaatatttcatattttatataataaaatacataggaaatagtgagtggatgacatcatcagtctcctcatttgcataccgaccaggatgtgcatataactgttttgtgaaattaagcgaaactttaaaatgtcataactgtcttatttcacatccgattttgatgaaattttcagtgttatgcttgttggatttttctctttttattcacatcaaatttttgttggggtggacttgtcctttaaatcaacatttaaaaatttccACACACTTCCACGATATAAAATTTAAGTTTgtgggaataataataatgtgtcGCAGTGCATGCGGCCACATAATATGCTGCCAGTCGagtaatttcaaatcatatttcatgaaattgtaaAAGTGAGCAATGCATGTGTCTGCTCAGAGTCAGCGAAAGtaatcatcattacaaaaaCAAGTTTCCATTGGCTTTTGTAACTGGCCATGCAGTGTGTTTGTAGTTAGGGAGGCTCATTTGTCTACAATCTGCAAGAAAAATCCAATGAACCAAAAATGccttacataattattttatccCTGCAGCATCAAACCCCATCAAACTTGGCTTTAAATGAAATGAGTTAGATAGTGGTCCATTCTTTTATTTCTTACCCGGCCCATGCCCATGGTATAATTATTAATGGGTTACTTACGCTTCCTGAACGCTGATAAGTTTCCGTCCTCGAGAGATGATGGAGGATGTATATGTTTACTTCAAACTATAACTATACCGCGGCAAGTCACTGTACAAGACCCGGGTAAAATGTAATAAACCTTTCGTACAAATCTGTCCACGAAGTATAACACTATGTGAAACATCAGTGAATAAGTTCTATAAATATCACGTTTGGTAAAGGTTCACATGCAGAGAATACCACTGAGTCATGAATGCAGTAACTATAGATCCGATTGTCATCAGACGGCCTCGGCGAGTGAACACGGCGGGTAAACAGGGCATATTGTTTGCTTTTTGGCTTTCTGCGTTTACACGTTACGGTCGATCCTTGAATACATAATAACAATGGAGGGTAAATAATAAGTAACGTCATTGATGGCTGCGTTTGCATTTTAAGGAAGAATTAAGGGGTGCACGTGAGGCACAATACATTATCCCTGGCCTGAACAAAATTAGGTTCCTTTCTCGAATTCACTCTATATGCCGTATACAGGGGTGATGGGTGTGGGTGGGTGGGAGAGTGTGTGCGTGTATGGGGGTGATTTAATTTTTACAGATGTGTATCAATCAGagatgattatttacgtctggaaccgacctttaacgtcaccatctgAAAGACGTGACAGGGTTCGAACcacgaacctctgcatcaatgaATTTGTTTTCGAAATAGTACAGTGGTCCCCCGGAGTAGTCCTTGCCAGGACTGttctgttaaaggtcaagtccatcccagaaaaaagttgatttgaatcaatagagaaaaatcaaagaagcataatactgaagaaaaaaatcatcactgaatcggatgtagaatacgacagttatcacattttaaagttaagcttATTATCACAAAATATAGCATGCACAACTCATTGATATGCAAAATGAGTCGATATGTCCCTCACTATTATTTTAGCGTTTgaatatacaataatttcatttttacagattcaaCACAGACGAGGACCCTCTCAGTTGTTTGAACCTTATGTGTTACACAATGAGGACAATTCCACATGtacagggaggaataaaactttgttcaacatgataatgaggagaaaattagaatatttccaAAATATCTTACAGATCTCATTTCCTTATGCTCTAGTACCTCCTCAAGACCTCTTCGTTCATCGTCTACAATGCAGTTAACTCCTGGACCTCGAACCTCTACAAAGTATGTGATCGACCGCGCTTTTTCTTCAATTGCCCCTTCCCTTTGGAATAAGCTACCATCTTACATTCATAATGCCAAGTCTGTGAATCAGTTCAAAACACCACTCAAAACCTACCTGTTTAATAAATGATTCACATTTGTGGGTCGGTCAATTGGAAGTGCacaccagttttgatttttgattatttgtataattgtatattagCTGTATCATTTTCCCCtgccacattttttttaaacccaaGTACAAACCATAAAGAGAACATagtgcgcttagaaacaccagtagtaagcgccttataaatgttatgtattattatcatttcatatttcatgtaatgaaatacaaaaacaaatcagGGTCCTATGGGTGGATGATGTCATTTCTCTCCTCATTAACTTtggcataccgaccaggatgtgaatataaatgttttatgaaattgacCGATGGGACCAATCTAGGTCACCATGCAGTCACCGAGATATCAAGAAAACTGTGAAATGTATTCGTATTAATGTCCTATTTGATTCCATAATTCTTCCATGAATTCGCTGAAGAACGAGACCGCTTTTATACATCCCTATCACCATGGGGCCACGAAGCAATCACGGAGTTAACCAAACATGAATAACTGAATCATGGTTCCTtgtcccattttgatgaaattgtcagtgttttaTTTGTCTGATTATACTTGCTTCCTTTCAAAtggtattattttcagccttaAATCCCGTTATGGACAAACTCATCATTCATTGAATTGCCTCCGATATAGGATGACGCGCGTaccattctacatgtatatattccgGACCTATAGTTTCGCATTTCCTAGGAGGAAGCTCTCTACACCCGGGGGTCcaacttccattgacgagtgcgtggataccaggcgcgaccatgcaAGGGGTTTCGGAAAGCACCCTAAAcgagtattttccatattctgaaaatgcaccccttaagcccctttcacaattggtggtgcgactgctcaaccgttgcgattctgtgcaacatatattgtgaccaaatgatcgcaaacgatggtacgagcaattgtgaaaccctacccttaagaagtattggaaacaaaacggtacccttgacaagtatttcCTGAATTGACCCCttaatatattcatattgtgATAATTGTTATAGGTCTACtgtgataaaataaaacaaaatgaggaaagaaaaggatTTGTGACATCTTTGGATCTCTTTGTGTATCACCTGTGGTGTCGCATTCTAAGCATGATGAAAATGAGCATCTTTCTTGAAGTTTAATGTCATAAATTCCTTCCATATCGAAATGATAAGTTTTAAGGACCTATATGcttgtttaatcaaaggaccattccaccccaacaaaaagttgatttgatcaAACAAGCGGAACGCTGAAAGTTTATCAAAAtcgggatgtaaaataagaaacttatgaaattttaaagttccgctcaatttttcaaaacagttatattcacatcctggttggaatgaaaatgagggactgatgacatcaattAACTCactataaaatttgattttattatctgaaatatgtacaatttttattttctcctcattgtcgtCATGTGatacaaacttttattcctccctgaacttgtggaattgccattgttttaatttatggttcagtaaagttggtccttattgtcaaatctgcaatcttgaaatgttgtataattcaacagtaaaaacaaaatgaataaactgATAAAGAGTAGTCTCATATTAATTGACTTTGAatatcaccgagttgtgcatataactgttttgtgaaaagtaacTTTAGGCCCTATTttgcatctgattttgatgaactaATTGTCattgttgtgcttgttggatttttctctttttatttctttattcgaatcaactttttgtggATGTGTTCTTGGCCTATAACGACCTGTCCTTtactaaaataaataaataaataaaaataaaaaaataaaaaaatatgggatCCCACTTTATGCGCTCCGTTGTTTTGCATGTTTTTCAaataatcattttaaaatctGGGAAAATTGAATCAAATAACTCCCTTTGAAATGACTTGGCAATTACTATTGTAAatttaaataatatataaactAAATAATATATAAACTAAATAATATATAAACTAAATAATATATAAACTAAATAATATATAAACTAAATAATATATAAACTAAATAATATATAAACTAAATAATATATAAACTAAATAATATATAAACTAAATAATATATAAACTAAACAATGACATTTCTTCTACAAGCATAGAGGTGGATTAAAATACGCTACAAGTTCTTTCTTTGCATGCTGCCTGCATGCTGCTGCACGCGTTCCATAACTTAATTCTATAGTATAGAACGCGAATCAAGCgacttgcatttttttttattgaataggATATCAAAATGACTGATCACATATTCATAgaagcaaacaattatttcatgaatggGGACCTTAGGATGGCTGAAATTAAATATTCAAGCTTCATTGATGATTCGCTTCACCGTTTAGCTACCTTAGAACGTGAAGATAATGAGTTGTAAGTTGGTCTGATTTTTGTGTTGTGGCCCACATATACAAATTGATGTTGGGAAAACGGTATGTTTGTTGGGCTTCGTTtcgtatacccagttgttgtgtgtccggacaggttgtgtgtccggacgatcagttttagaaagtcatttggaaaaaattacaagcgaagtttcataaatgattggtacaaaatgttaggaaatattatagagaacaaaatagaagatgattacaactattaaattcatatttttagtgtaatccaaagacaaaaaagaaggcttcaaaaatataaagtgtccggacacccgaccccccatcctactgaATGAGTGGTTTTGGTGTGGTTCTGTAGCTCTAAAAAAAGTCGTGGTTTCGTACCCAATGCTAGGGTTTACACTAGTATTACACTAtacttttaaaggtcaagtccacctaaaaatgttgatttgaataaaaagagaaagcataatgctgaaaatcgaatagtaaaaaaaacatgaacaaagaaaaaataggaaggttatgacattaaaatttttcgcttatttttcacaaaatagttatttgtacaatttagtcacatgcaattGCAAAtaagagaatcgatgatgtccctccccatttcttttgtttttatttttattgtttgaattatacaaaatttaaatttttacagatttgacaaaataaaactttgtttcacagattttgatgacattttcagtgttatgctcgtcggatttttctctttttattcaaatcaactttttgttgggatctTTAAGGAATGCGTTCTTAGATCATTGATATTTAGCCGTTAATTTAAGGGGGCTTGGACATTCATCATGATTATCCACTGgtccactcattcaatgaacccCCGTGGTAAAAGTTGATGTTCAATCTGGCAATACTTGgaggatataaaaaaaactacaaTTAATTGTAGCTCATTTACACACAAAGTCAAAATTAGACTATCCATCTGGGTGTTGGAGTGTAGactgtagaccaagtggcaatcaAATGGATTTAAGCCATATACCTATGACTTTTGTGGGCACGTCATGGTTCTGACTCGCCTTTTacacagagggtcatgggttcgaatcctagccatggcgtgttttccttcagcaagatatttatccacactgtgctgcactcgacccaggtgaggtaaatgggtaccggcagaactaattcctcaaaaagctgtgcgcaccagaattggtagactagcatagccggggtaatataggagcgccttgagcacctagcaaggtggatacatgcgctatacaaatcctgcattattattattattttgtagacTGTCTTAGAAGTAGACCAAATGCTTGTGACCGAGTAGATACGAATAACCgtcatttctgacattttactgtcatttccatcgagtggagccaacgtagttcagcggaacaatcAAATGTACAGAGActcaaagcttttggtctagtgaCCAAGTTAATATGAGGTTATCCACGAAAGTCAATAAACATAAGGTGTAAATATGACATACAAACAATCCCTTTGAgtgttgattatttttttcatgtgaatcattaaactagttttattcattatttttttcctttctgtaTACTAGATTATTGAAAGTAGCGTCAGCCTTGAACAACCGAGGTCAGATTAAATACAGAAGAGTTGACTTTGATGATGCCATTGAGGATTATACATTGGCATTACAACACAAACCAGACTTTAGTGTTGCATTCTACAATAGGGGTCAAATCCATTACAGGCTAGGTGAGATTTAAAATTCCTGTCTGATTTTGTCATTTGTTAAGTCAAATTCTTGTGACAGTAGCCACAAAAAAGTTGTAGAATCAAGTAAACATAAAATCAACAGCCATGATAGTGAGATCCTAAAATGGCAGAAAACATCTCAAAATCTTATGtttatggtaataatgatgttgatgatgatgctcATAATTGTAatgggagaagaaaaaaagaaggaggagaaaaagaatgatgatgattagtAATGAACAATGTATTGACTTTAATCAGGGCAATATTCTCATCCCTAGGTTTAATTCACTTTTCTCTCGTTTTAGGTCGTTTCCAAGAAGGCATCTCAGATTTCCAGAAAGCTCTTGCAATCCAACCAGACTTTCCTGACTGTAGCCTTGCTCTTCAAACCGCTCAGGCAGACATGAAAGAGAAGAGAAGTCAAGCATTGTCTAGTTCATGACACTCCCTGTTCAGGCCGAAGGGAGAGTAGACAGTAATTTGGATCTGCCTGGCATGGAAGCAAGGGATTATAAACTCTTTTGCAGAACAAATGAGTGAGAATAGAGAGGTTTTAATGAGAGCATATGAGAAAATCCGATAGTAGGCAGagtattttactatattttatggaaaaaataatGGAGCTAATGGAGAGAAAACTAGAAAAATTAGTTCAGATCTCACAGAGAGGAGAAagatgagggagagagagaaaaggatgGTGGATATGGtgacatagggggggggggtaggggagTGAGTGTGATAAAGAGGGGTGGAAGATTTAACtaaagaggggagagagagagagcagatAAATCTTGAGAGAAAGATTTCACTAATTGGAAgaattgataaaatgataacCAAGTTGTgcatatttatttatacataaattttATATTACTATATTTTCTCATGttcattactttaaaaaatatacatatttctaAATGCATTTGTATTTAACATCTCTTACAAAGAGAATCCTATTTGTGTACCAAAGTATTATAAAGTAAGTTATATATTTGTCAAAAGTTGTTTGTATTgattactttattttttcagaTGACTACAAAAATACTATTTGACTAAATAAGGAAACAATAcataagtgatatgtatttcCATTATGTATATGACAGTAATAACATTACTATGAATCTTTTATTTACTCTTTCGTTATGTAGAGCAGTAGAATTAGTAAAATCATGAACTGAAATATTATGTAACTTTTATATTACAAGTACAACCTTGATCCCAAATACTGTATCTCTAAGACCTGATCACACTCAGATCCTCCTCTTCTTTCAGATCCATTTGTtaatcctttttctttttttaggacAAGATATTTgagctgttttatttttttttactctaatttttgacaaaatagaatatgttgaaataaaaacatattgtaaGTCCACCTTTCGCCTAAgccatttttctttttggaaCTGATCTGATAATAGCCTTATAGGAcgtgaaaagaaaaacattgttgaatacaaaatacaaataagcAAGCATGAGTGATAGAGATGAATAAGCAAACAGTTGGAATGAGAAATCTTCTGAAAATGGTGTGCGTATATTGTCAGAAAGATGAGTAAAATGTGTTGGCCATTTAACAATTGTGTTTACCTATTTAACGAAGTGCAGAAAAtagttttttatttacattttctacAACAATTTTTGGCATGAAATAATAGAATTTAAAATCTTATGAACATAGAGTACCAGAgtaatgacgtcacaaaaaaactttttatgCATTTCAGaatatttgataccaaattttgtagagcatgatgaaatacctccaATACCAAAATTTGGTGCGAATCGGtccatgaatacataattaggaACCAGGCCagtgacttcaatggggctaattatgtatttcatggaccgattcccactaaaatattgtataaaaaatgctgaaatgcaaaattggaaaattgatgacgtcacactccggTACTCTGTCAGTGCTGTATTTGATGGGAAATTGTAGATGGGAGTAAGAGGTCTAATGGAGAAGAGCATCTTGTGTACTGAGGTTACTCCCAATGTTACTGAAATTTGAGTGACACAACTTGCTGTGCAAACCCCTATAGACAAAGAACAAACCAAAAGCTATACCATCAATAAGAATTTTCATGGTACTGAAATGTTAAAACATTTAAGTAACTGAATTTTTCATACCGTTTGAAAATTGCTCTGGATTTAGCTCGAGCTGCTACCTGCCTTCCTCCATCACTTCTTCTAACACTCACAGCATtcaatcctgccaggtacctgttaacctcacctgggttgaatgcGACACAATGTGGATATATAtcttcttgctgaaggaattcacgccatggctgggattggaACCCAAAACCCTCTATTTGAAAGGTGAGAGTGAAAACCACCAAACCACACCACATCCACAAACAATGAACAAAACAAACCCTTGGATACTATTTCAGGTCATCTTTAATACATGATACCTTCAATGCCATCTGTGTACTTATACAAAatagtacttaaaaaaaatctaataacaTTCTCACATGATTGGCAGTAAACAACATATACATTCAATGTATAATACCACTATACAAGATAGAATATTAATAAAACTAGTACAAATATATCAGTCTAGTGGTATTGGTTTAACtgtttaaaatgcaatatttaCAATGTAAAGGCTTGGTCCCTCTGCACTTACAAATGCAAAGAGGAGGTAAAACATAAAGAATCTTCCCATCAATTGGAAAACTTTATGTGTCCgctgtgtactctttgcatacatgtttcttacgctctatatccatcgagcatccatccactgtgatttcattgttcgcccattttgtccattgtctggagcggatgaaagtGGATGGAGCCACTCCAAACTTgtgcttgtccgctgtatctgTTACGAGTACGTTTTGTGTACGTCGGCCCGTGGGATCAGTCTTTTTAGGTTTTTGGAAAATATGAGTCTAAAGATTAGTAATTTccaaattttgaaatgtatgaTGAAAGATTATGATTGCtaagtgaaagatgaaatataaaaaaaggaaaaagtacTTATAGGGTGTTCAATAGGGGGAAATAATACCATTACCGACAGAGAATGCTAAATACAATTTGACAGTCAAATCCATTTATTATTAAGAATCATATAATGGTCACTACACTTTGCGAAAACCTGAGTCATGATACTCCAGTATAATTCAAAATATGcatcttttatttcaaatgtacaGGAGGCTTATTCAATTTGCAGCATTGtagaacaaaaaaagagaaaacctGCTTTTACTCAATGACATATAGGTACATATATTTACAAGAGCAATTAAACAGCCCTTGGGAATATTTCATGGAAAGGTTTGCCAGTGATTTTCACAGACTAATCTGATCTCAGTAGCTAGCAGGAGCATATATAACAACTGCAAAAATCAAAgactttttgtttcatgaaacgccctcctaaaatattgtctgaataCATCTTCAAGTTCACACTGATAACATGCTAGTTTTCATTATCTTCCTTCTGCTACCACGATGGAATAAGCATTTATCTGTTGACTACTTTCTTTAATCCTTTCTAACTTAGTCCCTTATaaatccgccgcgcgaaattttttcgAGCTCGccgcttgctgactttttactttcaaatctcgCGCAAagtttgagaccaaatttgcgatgcccggtTACGCGATTacgaaattacacaacattatgtgAGTGCATGTCAGTCCCAAAACTGCTAAAAAATGTgagttcatgtacaaatccaatgcaaattgtgtacttagccaaaattcatcaatgtatcattatttctacttatATTGATTagatttaattaattttgtcttgtttacgATCAAAATTACgtctgcaacaatttccatcgaaaaaacactaaaaaaacaaaaagtcaaaaagcaaagaaatataaaagaaaaaaaaaaaaaaaaaaaatacattaaaacaaattgtgataccaaattttgtttgaagtacatttgatcaggatcctacaaagagtctgtgaataaaaaattagcagttttgaGGCAGTATAATAgttgattagagcaaatgttttatttcatgaataaattagcataattaattcattaaattaaaaaatatcgcACACTACCACTGCAAATTTTTGCCGCACTCGCGCGATCgaaggccgagatctcaggggggcgGAATCCGCCCCTCCCCGACTGTGAGATGGGTCCAAATAACCTggctcttttagggttaataCACAAGACAATCAACTAGAAATGCCATGATAATTTTAGTCagtatatttttcttcattaaattaGGAAAGAAAAGATTATACAAAAAGATGGCTAGGAGCGAACAACAAATTCCTGATCATTTCACGTGGGTATAAATACATGACGAATGGGAGAGTTATCCCTACAATC from the Lytechinus pictus isolate F3 Inbred chromosome 1, Lp3.0, whole genome shotgun sequence genome contains:
- the LOC129279537 gene encoding tetratricopeptide repeat protein 32-like, producing MTDHIFIEANNYFMNGDLRMAEIKYSSFIDDSLHRLATLEREDNELLLKVASALNNRGQIKYRRVDFDDAIEDYTLALQHKPDFSVAFYNRGQIHYRLGRFQEGISDFQKALAIQPDFPDCSLALQTAQADMKEKRSQALSSS